A region of Rhizobium grahamii DNA encodes the following proteins:
- the erpA gene encoding iron-sulfur cluster insertion protein ErpA: MTDASVTLSDAAAKRIAAIVGTEPGKNALRVSVEGGGCSGFSYKFDLTGDATDDDVVVEKNDAKVLIDSMSLVYMAGSEIDFVDNLLGQSFQIKNPNAVASCGCGTSFSI; the protein is encoded by the coding sequence ATGACAGATGCAAGTGTAACCCTTTCGGACGCCGCAGCAAAGCGAATCGCGGCAATCGTCGGTACGGAACCGGGCAAGAACGCCCTGCGTGTTTCGGTCGAAGGTGGCGGCTGTTCGGGTTTTTCCTACAAGTTCGATCTCACCGGCGACGCCACCGACGATGACGTCGTCGTCGAAAAGAACGATGCCAAGGTCCTGATAGACAGCATGTCGTTGGTCTATATGGCCGGCTCGGAGATCGACTTCGTCGACAATCTGCTTGGGCAGTCCTTCCAGATCAAGAATCCGAACGCGGTCGCGAGCTGCGGCTGCGGCACCAGCTTCTCCATCTGA
- a CDS encoding deoxyguanosinetriphosphate triphosphohydrolase — protein MTIDRGALGFGNSERAIFAADPWKSRGRLYPENSSPTRSDFQRDRDRIVHTTAFRRLKHKTQVFIAQDGDHYRTRLTHTIEVAQIARALARALKLDEDLAEGVALVHDFGHTPFGHTGEDALHEALLPYGGFDHNAQSLRIVTKLERRYADFDGINLTWESLEGLVKHNGPLLTKEGAGTRGPVPQPILDYCEIHDLELATFASLEAQAAAIADDIAYNTHDIDDGLRSGYLTFDMLEDIPFLAGLMAEVRARYPNLEPNRFTHEIMRRQITRMVEDVISVAQERLALLRPGSADDIRQADRVIATFSEAMAETDRQIKAMLFKRIYRHPEIMRIRAGAAQIVTDLFGAYMANPKEMQSHYWVDHISGLAEAAKARHVGDYLAGMTDTYAISAHRRLFDHTPDLR, from the coding sequence ATGACGATTGACAGAGGTGCCTTAGGTTTCGGCAATAGCGAGAGAGCGATCTTTGCGGCGGATCCCTGGAAAAGCCGCGGACGGCTCTATCCTGAGAACTCCAGCCCGACACGGTCTGATTTTCAGCGCGACCGCGACCGCATCGTCCACACGACAGCCTTCCGCCGCTTGAAGCACAAGACGCAGGTCTTCATCGCGCAGGACGGCGACCACTACCGGACGCGCCTGACACACACGATCGAGGTCGCGCAGATCGCCCGCGCCCTGGCAAGAGCCCTGAAGCTCGATGAGGATCTCGCCGAAGGGGTGGCGCTGGTCCACGATTTCGGTCACACCCCGTTCGGCCACACGGGCGAGGATGCCCTTCACGAAGCACTGCTGCCCTATGGCGGTTTCGATCACAATGCCCAGTCGTTGCGCATCGTGACCAAGCTGGAGCGCCGCTACGCCGACTTTGACGGCATCAACCTCACATGGGAGAGCCTCGAAGGTCTCGTGAAGCACAATGGTCCGCTGCTGACCAAGGAGGGGGCGGGGACGCGCGGTCCGGTTCCGCAGCCGATCCTCGATTACTGCGAGATACACGACCTGGAGCTTGCCACCTTTGCGAGCCTGGAGGCTCAGGCGGCAGCAATCGCTGACGATATTGCCTACAACACCCACGATATCGACGACGGGCTGCGCTCGGGTTATCTCACATTCGATATGCTGGAAGACATCCCGTTTCTCGCCGGACTTATGGCTGAGGTGAGGGCGCGCTATCCCAATCTGGAGCCGAACCGCTTCACCCACGAGATCATGCGCCGGCAGATAACCCGCATGGTCGAGGACGTCATATCGGTGGCTCAGGAGCGTCTTGCTCTCTTGCGGCCGGGCAGCGCCGACGACATCCGCCAGGCAGATCGGGTCATCGCAACATTTTCCGAGGCAATGGCCGAAACCGACAGGCAGATCAAGGCGATGCTGTTCAAGCGGATCTATCGCCACCCCGAGATCATGCGCATTCGCGCCGGCGCGGCACAGATCGTAACGGATCTCTTCGGGGCCTATATGGCGAACCCGAAGGAGATGCAGAGCCACTATTGGGTCGACCATATCTCCGGCCTTGCGGAAGCCGCCAAGGCGAGGCACGTTGGCGACTATCTTGCCGGGATGACGGACACCTACGCCATCAGTGCCCACAGGCGATTGTTTGACCATACTCCGGATTTGCGATAG
- a CDS encoding SPOR domain-containing protein — protein sequence MADKQRAYDARKNTDLFADDDPLAELARIVGFEPRVAANTVPDVPRQEPAFNLEDELLREFERYDAPHAPEVVEQPIAAFEESVAVIDEPAYEEPSVLQWDAQQDVEFPVEAQPVHPLLSSTDWAVPRAAEPVSSGARDLIEELEMSIGAAPASASAQPQKAPQWSAASIRLPLANFHTTRRDQPVAPVVAPTPEPVAAEPVAEFPISAFPVAAAGFPAEIDRHEQVEFQPEEQVVAAIEPIDVDHSAFDLAAAAKEGEVHADAALTEAAPAEFDDITFDIDDLLADVSSYPVPERQAAAPAAEPSPVHIPQPAAVAAMPVRAPELKPAARTAAEVEDPFAGHDFELDLEGIELELADLDFVEPTVAREVEAPRPAAPAAVAQRPAPAPIAFAPVQQAPAPVYREPVVARAPVEPAVAPVAAPIVAYGADAADELPFDLSMISDADYHPETVEEMHVPALPPVEQHQPVVTTSDFDFDVDSEIANLLTPAKAVETVAKPVAEDWRTRAPIAAPAAAVAAPKQPLQQQTFDEFERALEEDFRRSVNEPVQQRRENISEVQIQSASDAEDMSRARSMKRMLAAAAVIVVFGGAAYAGYSFLARDGGLGIVSGEPRVITADKDPVKVVPENPGGKTVPNQDKAVYDSVGGAAAEAPKQKALVSSDEQPVDVVQRTLTPETMPEDNDSDTPLPSMATPVGDTQDPRLLPNHDATETAADDDAGQSGQNPAVSARKVRTMIVKPDGTLVAREEAAPEQAALPKPTSVQTQKITPGTAPAALAPASGQVATADIRSTPVENAKPSQAQASENVLAKAAAATPESVEPPVRAVTSTKSDTAPVPAGRPATQAPAKPEAPVAEAPTAPKEVAAVPPAAPQPTAAVAGGYGVQIASLPSEAEAKKTFASLSKKFPGVLSGRNYEVRKAEIAGKGTFYRLRIPAGSKDEAAAICEKYRAAGGSCLISK from the coding sequence ATGGCAGACAAACAGCGGGCGTATGATGCGCGTAAGAATACGGACCTCTTTGCTGACGACGATCCATTGGCGGAACTCGCTCGTATCGTCGGCTTTGAACCTCGCGTAGCCGCAAACACGGTTCCTGACGTTCCTCGCCAGGAGCCGGCTTTCAATCTCGAAGATGAGTTGCTTCGCGAGTTCGAGCGCTATGATGCGCCGCACGCTCCTGAAGTCGTAGAACAGCCGATCGCCGCTTTCGAAGAGTCGGTCGCTGTTATCGATGAGCCGGCTTACGAAGAGCCGTCTGTCCTGCAATGGGATGCTCAGCAGGATGTCGAGTTCCCTGTCGAGGCGCAACCTGTCCATCCGCTTCTTTCCTCAACGGACTGGGCTGTTCCTCGTGCGGCCGAGCCTGTTTCGAGCGGTGCTCGCGATCTGATCGAAGAGCTCGAGATGTCGATCGGTGCGGCTCCGGCATCTGCCTCCGCTCAGCCCCAGAAGGCACCCCAGTGGTCGGCGGCCAGCATCCGCCTGCCGCTTGCGAATTTTCATACGACACGCCGCGACCAACCGGTGGCACCAGTTGTCGCGCCTACGCCGGAGCCCGTCGCTGCCGAGCCGGTTGCGGAATTCCCGATTTCCGCATTCCCGGTTGCCGCAGCAGGCTTCCCGGCCGAGATCGACCGCCACGAGCAGGTCGAGTTTCAGCCGGAAGAACAGGTTGTAGCTGCTATCGAGCCGATCGACGTCGATCACTCGGCTTTCGATCTCGCCGCTGCAGCCAAGGAAGGTGAGGTTCACGCCGACGCTGCCTTGACCGAGGCCGCGCCCGCTGAGTTCGATGATATCACCTTCGACATCGATGATCTCCTTGCCGACGTTTCGAGCTATCCCGTGCCGGAACGCCAGGCTGCCGCACCTGCGGCCGAGCCTTCGCCTGTTCACATTCCGCAGCCAGCCGCCGTGGCCGCAATGCCTGTGCGCGCACCGGAATTGAAGCCCGCTGCACGAACCGCAGCGGAAGTGGAAGATCCGTTTGCGGGGCATGATTTCGAGCTTGATCTCGAAGGCATCGAGCTCGAGCTTGCCGATCTGGATTTCGTTGAGCCGACGGTTGCTCGCGAGGTCGAAGCACCACGGCCGGCAGCGCCTGCTGCCGTTGCTCAGCGTCCGGCTCCCGCACCGATTGCTTTTGCGCCCGTGCAGCAGGCGCCAGCACCGGTTTACCGCGAACCGGTTGTTGCTAGGGCTCCCGTGGAACCGGCTGTCGCGCCCGTGGCGGCGCCGATCGTTGCCTATGGTGCTGATGCCGCTGATGAACTGCCCTTCGATCTTTCCATGATTTCGGATGCCGATTACCACCCCGAGACTGTGGAGGAGATGCACGTGCCGGCGTTGCCGCCGGTTGAGCAGCACCAGCCAGTTGTTACGACATCGGACTTCGATTTCGACGTCGATTCCGAAATCGCAAATCTGCTGACGCCCGCCAAAGCGGTGGAAACCGTTGCGAAGCCCGTGGCCGAAGACTGGCGGACGCGTGCGCCTATCGCTGCTCCGGCCGCCGCCGTGGCCGCTCCGAAGCAGCCGCTCCAGCAGCAGACGTTCGACGAGTTTGAACGTGCGCTTGAGGAAGACTTCCGCCGGAGCGTGAACGAGCCTGTTCAGCAGCGCCGCGAGAACATTTCCGAGGTTCAGATTCAGTCCGCTAGCGATGCGGAAGATATGAGCCGTGCGCGGTCGATGAAGCGCATGTTGGCTGCCGCTGCCGTTATCGTGGTCTTCGGCGGTGCCGCTTACGCCGGCTACTCGTTCCTGGCTCGCGATGGCGGCCTTGGGATCGTCTCCGGCGAGCCGCGGGTCATCACGGCTGACAAGGATCCGGTCAAGGTGGTTCCCGAGAACCCGGGTGGCAAGACCGTGCCGAACCAGGACAAGGCGGTTTACGACAGCGTTGGTGGCGCAGCCGCCGAGGCGCCGAAGCAGAAGGCGCTGGTCTCGAGCGATGAACAGCCTGTAGACGTCGTACAGCGGACGCTGACGCCGGAAACGATGCCTGAAGACAACGATAGCGATACGCCGCTGCCGTCTATGGCGACGCCTGTCGGTGACACCCAGGATCCCCGCCTGCTGCCAAATCACGATGCTACGGAAACGGCAGCTGACGATGATGCGGGCCAGTCCGGTCAGAACCCTGCAGTGTCAGCTCGCAAGGTTCGCACCATGATCGTCAAGCCTGACGGCACGCTGGTGGCTCGCGAAGAGGCAGCCCCTGAGCAGGCCGCTCTGCCGAAGCCGACATCGGTGCAGACGCAGAAGATCACGCCCGGTACAGCTCCGGCAGCCCTGGCACCGGCATCTGGTCAGGTTGCTACCGCCGATATTCGCTCCACGCCTGTCGAGAATGCAAAGCCGTCTCAGGCGCAGGCCTCCGAGAATGTCCTTGCCAAGGCAGCAGCTGCGACGCCTGAAAGCGTCGAGCCTCCAGTCCGTGCGGTAACGAGCACGAAGTCGGATACGGCACCTGTTCCTGCCGGCCGCCCGGCAACGCAGGCCCCGGCAAAGCCGGAAGCACCGGTTGCTGAAGCTCCGACCGCGCCAAAGGAAGTTGCTGCGGTTCCGCCAGCAGCACCGCAGCCGACAGCGGCTGTGGCCGGTGGCTATGGCGTCCAGATTGCGTCGCTTCCATCCGAGGCCGAGGCGAAGAAGACCTTTGCCAGCCTGTCGAAGAAGTTCCCGGGTGTTCTGAGCGGCCGGAACTATGAAGTTCGGAAGGCCGAGATTGCGGGGAAGGGTACGTTCTACCGCCTGCGCATCCCCGCTGGTTCCAAGGACGAAGCAGCTGCCATCTGCGAAAAGTATCGTGCAGCCGGCGGTTCGTGCCTGATCTCGAAATAA
- the nagZ gene encoding beta-N-acetylhexosaminidase, with product MTESKAMILGSSGLSLTAEEKAFYRAERPWGFILFGRNISEPQQISDLVAEMRESVGWHAPVLIDQEGGRVQRIRPPILRHYPSGQQLGDLYRQDKATGLRAAWLMSRLHAFDLSRLGINVDCLPVLDVPVEGSSNVIGNRAYGGDPVTVAAMGRAAAEGLKAGGLLPVMKHMPGHGRGFADSHHELPVVDVSRDELEAHDFPPFIQMKDELMAMTCHVVFSAIDPYNPATTSRKVIDGVIRDEIGFGGLLLSDDTSMNALAGTIGERAANIIAGGCDIVLHCNGHMDEMQQVVANVPPLQGRPLERAKRVEAGFPQADSSDEAAIRAEFDALFASV from the coding sequence ATGACCGAATCAAAAGCAATGATCCTGGGCTCCAGCGGCCTCTCCCTCACCGCCGAAGAAAAGGCCTTCTACCGGGCCGAGCGCCCCTGGGGCTTCATTCTTTTCGGGCGCAATATTTCCGAACCGCAACAGATCAGCGATCTCGTAGCAGAGATGCGCGAGAGCGTCGGCTGGCATGCGCCGGTGCTCATCGATCAGGAAGGCGGGCGCGTTCAGCGGATCAGGCCGCCGATCCTGCGGCATTATCCTTCCGGCCAGCAACTCGGCGACCTGTACCGTCAGGACAAGGCAACCGGTCTTCGCGCGGCCTGGCTGATGTCGCGGCTTCACGCTTTCGACCTGTCCAGGCTTGGCATCAACGTGGACTGCCTGCCGGTCCTCGACGTTCCCGTGGAGGGAAGCAGCAACGTGATCGGCAACCGTGCCTATGGCGGCGATCCTGTCACCGTTGCGGCGATGGGCCGAGCGGCTGCGGAGGGCCTGAAGGCCGGCGGCCTGCTGCCGGTCATGAAGCATATGCCGGGCCACGGCCGCGGCTTTGCCGACTCGCACCACGAGCTGCCGGTCGTTGACGTATCCCGCGATGAGCTGGAAGCGCATGACTTCCCACCGTTCATCCAGATGAAGGACGAACTCATGGCGATGACCTGCCATGTCGTCTTTTCGGCGATCGATCCGTATAATCCGGCAACGACGTCCCGAAAGGTCATCGATGGCGTTATCCGCGATGAGATCGGCTTTGGCGGTCTGCTGTTGTCCGACGATACGTCGATGAACGCTCTTGCCGGAACGATTGGCGAGCGTGCTGCGAATATCATTGCAGGCGGATGCGATATTGTGCTGCATTGCAACGGGCATATGGATGAGATGCAGCAGGTGGTTGCCAATGTGCCGCCGCTGCAGGGACGCCCGCTCGAACGCGCCAAACGCGTGGAGGCTGGCTTTCCGCAAGCTGATAGCTCGGACGAGGCAGCGATTCGGGCGGAGTTCGATGCGTTGTTCGCATCGGTCTGA
- a CDS encoding segregation and condensation protein A — MSTARDTERGQKPSAPMDKLWQDSEADRATTDPALLIDVAGFEGPLDLLLYLARNQKVDLSRISVLALAEQYLQFVETARRIRIELAADYLVMAAWLAYLKSRLLIPQQAKDEGPSGEEMAATLAFRLKRLEAMREAASGLVNRNRLGRDVFARGAPEHIPDRQRSAYDASLYELLTAYATLRQRQSVTQVTIERRNVWSLTDARELLTRLIGEIVDWTSLEQHLLRYMASPEDRVTAIASAFAASLELVREGKLEIRQEGAFQPIYMRRGPKHATLHVVEQEQQA, encoded by the coding sequence GTGAGCACAGCAAGGGACACAGAGCGCGGGCAGAAGCCCTCCGCACCGATGGACAAGCTGTGGCAGGATAGCGAAGCTGATCGCGCCACCACGGATCCGGCGCTGTTGATCGATGTCGCCGGCTTCGAAGGCCCGCTCGACCTTCTGCTCTATCTTGCGCGCAATCAGAAGGTGGATCTGTCGCGGATTTCCGTGCTGGCGCTCGCGGAACAGTATCTGCAGTTCGTCGAGACGGCCCGTCGCATCCGGATAGAGCTTGCCGCCGACTACCTTGTCATGGCCGCATGGCTCGCATACCTCAAGTCGCGCCTCCTCATTCCTCAGCAGGCTAAAGACGAAGGCCCTTCCGGCGAAGAGATGGCGGCGACCCTGGCATTCCGGCTGAAGCGCCTCGAGGCCATGCGCGAGGCGGCCAGCGGGCTCGTCAATCGCAATCGTCTCGGACGAGACGTCTTTGCCCGCGGTGCCCCGGAGCATATCCCGGATCGCCAACGGTCCGCTTATGACGCAAGTCTCTACGAATTGCTGACGGCCTACGCGACCCTGCGACAGCGCCAATCCGTAACCCAGGTGACGATCGAGCGGCGGAACGTCTGGTCGCTGACCGACGCTCGCGAACTGTTGACACGCCTGATCGGCGAGATCGTCGATTGGACATCACTGGAGCAGCACTTGCTGCGTTACATGGCCTCGCCCGAGGACCGCGTGACGGCCATTGCCAGCGCCTTCGCCGCTTCGCTTGAGCTTGTTCGTGAAGGCAAGCTCGAGATCCGGCAGGAAGGCGCATTCCAGCCGATTTACATGCGTCGCGGGCCGAAGCATGCGACACTTCATGTCGTGGAACAGGAGCAGCAGGCTTGA
- the scpB gene encoding SMC-Scp complex subunit ScpB, translating to METAGEAERIAEALVFASAQPVSEAFIAERLPAEVDVHSIMLRLKDQYAHRGVNLVQVDDAWAFRTAADLSFFIRRDETEAKKLSRAALEVLAIIAYHQPVTRAEIEDIRGVQTSRGTLDVLMEAGWVRFRGRRRTPGRPVTLGTTRDFLDHFGLEELRDLPGIEELKGAGLLSGRIPANFNIPSPTMNDELTEDEDPITQLDLEELGLLAPKGGPEE from the coding sequence ATAGAAACAGCCGGTGAGGCGGAACGTATCGCGGAAGCGCTTGTCTTTGCGTCGGCTCAACCCGTCTCCGAGGCTTTCATTGCCGAGCGGCTCCCGGCTGAGGTCGATGTCCACTCCATCATGCTGCGCCTGAAGGATCAGTATGCGCATCGGGGCGTCAACCTGGTACAGGTCGACGACGCCTGGGCGTTCAGGACAGCGGCGGACCTCTCCTTCTTCATCCGCCGGGATGAAACGGAAGCCAAGAAGCTGTCGCGCGCAGCGCTCGAAGTACTGGCGATCATTGCCTATCACCAGCCGGTGACACGCGCCGAGATCGAGGATATCCGTGGCGTGCAGACGTCGCGCGGCACGCTTGATGTGCTGATGGAGGCCGGCTGGGTCCGGTTTCGCGGGCGCCGGCGTACACCGGGCCGACCGGTCACGCTCGGCACGACGCGCGATTTTCTCGACCATTTCGGCCTTGAAGAACTGCGCGATCTTCCCGGTATCGAAGAATTGAAGGGCGCTGGTTTGCTATCCGGACGTATTCCGGCGAACTTCAACATTCCGTCACCGACGATGAATGATGAATTGACCGAGGACGAGGATCCGATCACGCAGCTGGATCTCGAGGAACTCGGCCTTCTGGCGCCCAAGGGAGGGCCGGAGGAATAG
- a CDS encoding twin-arginine translocase TatA/TatE family subunit, whose translation MGSFSMWHWLIVLVIVLLLFGRGKIPELMGDVAKGIKSFKKGMNDEDAPETTSKTVDHKADETK comes from the coding sequence ATGGGTTCTTTTAGCATGTGGCACTGGTTGATCGTTCTGGTCATCGTGCTGTTGTTGTTCGGTCGCGGCAAGATTCCCGAACTGATGGGTGATGTCGCCAAGGGCATCAAGAGCTTCAAGAAGGGCATGAATGACGAGGACGCGCCCGAGACCACGAGCAAGACCGTCGATCACAAGGCCGACGAAACCAAGTAA
- the tatB gene encoding Sec-independent protein translocase protein TatB encodes MFDIGWTELLVIAVVLIVVVGPKDLPPMLRAFGKMTQRAKKVAGEFRAQFDEALREADLDEVRQTLNDAQKLNPVNSLREAMNPLRQMGNEIKADLQKATTVDNKTEVPATAMSAPEPALSLPATPPEMSAPTPQPAASAEMPGAAENAKPKAVRKPRAKVADKVDAAAAIAVAPVEKPSRSPAKTAATKTPATKTAAAKTASAKKPAVVAVDTTAAPKKTAAGKKKGDA; translated from the coding sequence ATGTTCGATATAGGCTGGACCGAGCTGCTCGTCATCGCGGTCGTTTTGATTGTTGTGGTTGGTCCGAAGGATCTGCCGCCGATGCTTCGTGCGTTCGGCAAGATGACGCAGCGTGCGAAAAAGGTTGCAGGCGAATTTCGCGCACAGTTTGATGAAGCGCTGCGCGAGGCCGACCTGGACGAAGTGCGCCAGACGCTGAATGATGCGCAGAAGCTCAATCCCGTGAACTCGCTGCGGGAGGCCATGAACCCTCTCAGGCAGATGGGAAATGAGATCAAGGCCGATCTCCAGAAGGCGACCACCGTCGACAACAAGACGGAAGTTCCAGCGACGGCAATGTCGGCACCGGAGCCCGCACTGAGCCTGCCGGCCACGCCGCCGGAAATGTCAGCTCCGACGCCGCAGCCCGCCGCCTCGGCCGAAATGCCGGGCGCTGCTGAAAATGCAAAGCCGAAGGCTGTTCGCAAGCCGCGTGCCAAGGTTGCCGACAAGGTGGATGCCGCTGCGGCGATCGCGGTTGCACCTGTCGAAAAGCCCAGTCGGTCGCCGGCGAAGACTGCTGCGACCAAGACTCCTGCGACCAAGACTGCCGCGGCAAAGACTGCTAGCGCGAAGAAGCCTGCGGTTGTTGCCGTTGATACCACAGCCGCTCCGAAGAAGACGGCAGCAGGGAAAAAGAAGGGTGATGCATGA
- the tatC gene encoding twin-arginine translocase subunit TatC codes for MSGDIEDKPQPLIEHLMELRTRLMWSIGAFFVAFIVCFIFAKHLFNALVFPYKWAVIWAHLDVSKAQLIYTAPQEFFFTQVKVAMFGGLVIAFPIIAAQIYKFVAPGLYKNERAAFLPFLIASPILFLLGASLVYFFFTPMVMWFFLTMQQAPGEGDVAISLLPKVSEYLSLIMTLVFSFGLVFQLPVITTLLARVGLLTSDWLREKRKFAIVMAFIVAAVLTPPDPMSQIGLALPTIILYEIAIYAARLVERQRARDAATEADGSSDVAKTDNV; via the coding sequence ATGAGCGGTGATATCGAAGACAAGCCGCAGCCGCTGATCGAACACCTGATGGAGCTGCGTACGCGGCTCATGTGGTCGATCGGCGCTTTCTTCGTTGCGTTCATCGTGTGCTTCATCTTTGCCAAGCATCTCTTCAATGCTCTGGTCTTTCCTTACAAGTGGGCTGTTATCTGGGCGCATCTCGATGTGTCCAAGGCCCAGCTGATCTATACAGCGCCTCAGGAGTTCTTCTTCACGCAGGTGAAGGTCGCGATGTTTGGCGGATTGGTCATCGCCTTTCCGATCATTGCAGCGCAGATCTACAAGTTTGTCGCGCCCGGTCTCTACAAGAACGAACGCGCCGCTTTCCTGCCGTTCCTGATCGCGTCGCCCATTCTCTTCCTGTTGGGCGCTTCGCTGGTCTACTTCTTCTTCACGCCGATGGTCATGTGGTTCTTCCTGACCATGCAGCAGGCGCCGGGCGAGGGCGATGTCGCGATCTCGCTCCTGCCGAAGGTCTCGGAATATCTCAGCCTCATCATGACGCTGGTCTTCTCCTTCGGCCTGGTCTTCCAACTGCCCGTCATCACCACGCTGCTCGCCCGCGTCGGCCTGCTGACCTCGGACTGGCTGCGTGAAAAGCGCAAGTTCGCGATCGTCATGGCCTTCATCGTCGCGGCGGTGCTGACCCCGCCCGATCCGATGTCCCAGATCGGCCTTGCGCTGCCGACCATCATTCTCTACGAGATTGCCATCTACGCGGCGCGACTCGTGGAACGCCAGCGTGCGCGCGATGCGGCCACCGAGGCTGACGGTTCGTCGGATGTTGCCAAGACGGATAACGTCTGA
- the serS gene encoding serine--tRNA ligase, which produces MLDIKWIRENPEALDAALAKRGAEPLSESLIALDEKRRAAVQKVQDMLSRRNAASKEIGAAMAQKNSELAEKLKAEVADLKVLLPAAEEDDRASTEELNDALSRIPNVPHDDVPVGKDENDNVVTRVTGEKPRWNHTPREHFEIGEALGYMSFETAAKLSGSRFTVLTGPLARLERALGQFMIDLHTSEHGYTEVSSPLMVRAEALFGTGNLPKFEEDLFKTTDGRYLIPTAEVTLTNLVREEILDHEKLPLRFTALTPSFRSEAGSAGRDTRGMLRQHQFWKCELVSITDAESSIAEHERMTACAEEVLKRLGLHFRTLTLCTGDMGFGSRKTYDLEVWLPGQNTYREISSCSVCGDFQARRMNTRYRGKEDKTNRFVHTLNGSGTAVGRCLIAVLENYLNEDGSVTVPDVLVPYMGGLTKIEKAA; this is translated from the coding sequence ATGCTCGATATCAAATGGATCCGTGAGAATCCCGAAGCCCTCGACGCGGCACTTGCCAAGCGTGGTGCCGAGCCCCTGTCCGAAAGCCTGATCGCGCTCGATGAAAAGCGCCGCGCAGCCGTCCAGAAGGTCCAGGACATGCTGTCCCGCCGCAATGCCGCCTCCAAGGAGATCGGCGCTGCAATGGCGCAGAAGAATAGCGAGCTTGCCGAGAAGCTGAAAGCCGAGGTTGCCGACCTCAAGGTCCTGCTGCCGGCCGCCGAGGAAGACGACCGCGCGTCGACAGAGGAGCTGAACGACGCCCTCTCGCGTATCCCCAACGTGCCTCATGACGACGTTCCTGTCGGCAAGGACGAAAACGATAACGTCGTCACCCGCGTGACCGGCGAGAAGCCGCGCTGGAACCATACCCCGAGAGAGCACTTCGAAATCGGCGAAGCCCTCGGCTACATGAGTTTCGAAACCGCTGCGAAGCTCTCTGGTTCGCGCTTCACCGTGCTGACCGGCCCGCTGGCAAGGCTGGAACGGGCGCTCGGCCAGTTCATGATCGATCTGCACACCAGCGAACACGGTTACACGGAAGTGAGCTCGCCGCTGATGGTGCGCGCCGAAGCGCTGTTCGGCACCGGCAACCTGCCGAAGTTCGAGGAAGATCTCTTCAAGACGACGGATGGCCGTTATCTGATCCCGACGGCCGAAGTGACGCTGACGAACCTCGTGCGTGAGGAAATCCTCGATCACGAAAAGCTGCCGCTGCGCTTCACTGCTCTCACCCCATCCTTCCGCTCGGAAGCAGGCTCGGCCGGCCGCGACACCCGCGGCATGCTGCGCCAGCACCAGTTCTGGAAGTGTGAGCTTGTCTCGATCACCGACGCCGAAAGCTCGATCGCCGAGCATGAGCGCATGACGGCCTGCGCCGAGGAAGTCTTGAAGCGCCTCGGTTTGCATTTCCGCACGCTGACGCTTTGCACCGGCGACATGGGCTTCGGCTCGCGCAAGACCTACGATCTCGAGGTCTGGCTGCCCGGCCAGAATACCTATCGCGAAATCTCGTCCTGCTCGGTCTGCGGCGATTTCCAGGCGCGTCGCATGAACACGCGCTATCGCGGCAAGGAAGACAAGACCAACCGCTTCGTTCACACGCTGAACGGCTCCGGCACCGCCGTCGGCCGCTGCCTGATCGCGGTTCTGGAGAACTATCTGAACGAGGATGGTTCGGTGACCGTCCCCGACGTGCTGGTACCGTACATGGGCGGCCTGACGAAGATCGAAAAGGCGGCTTGA